The Candidatus Limnocylindrales bacterium genome includes the window CCAGGTTAATCATAGACATGGCCCATGCTTTGGAGTTGAAGGTTTTAGCGGAGGGGGTGGAGACGGAGGAGCAGTTGTTTTTTTTATGTGCCCAACAGTGTGATGAGGCCCAGGGTTACCTGTTTGGTAAACCTGTACCGGTTGAGGAGTTTGAAAAGTTATTAAAGGAAGATCGATGTTTTAAGAAATGCACAACAGAAAATTCCAATTATAAGACCAGCTACATCAAACCCTGAGAAATTGTTATAGTTACTGAAAAGATCGAGGTAATTGTCGGATTCGCCAGCCCCAGGCTATTATTCCGGCTAAAATCAACAGGCTTCCTAAGACCTTTCGTAAAGGGACGCTTTCCCAGCTCCAGATGATCATGGCCAGAGCAAAGAACCAGAACAGAGTAAATTCAACCCAGAAAACCTGCAAACCCCGACTCGAAAAAAAAGAAGAAATACCCAGGGGAGCGACCGGAATAGGTCGGAAAGGTAGAAAATACCGGGTATTATCAAAGGGAGCGAAAAAGGCAATTCCAAGCCCTCCATCTGTCATAGCATCCAGAACTCCGTGGGAAACAGTGATCCCCCAGTAAAATAGAATCAATCCCAGCCATCCTGAAGAGAAAACCGGGGTGATTTTGGAGGGAAAATGGGAAGCCCCCAGGGCCAGAACTCCAGCAAAAAACAGGGAATGGCTGAATCCGCGATGACCCAAGGGGTGGGAATAAGGAATCCAGGGCATCAGAAGGGCATCCAGATCGGGAATAACCGGTAAGACCGCAGATAAAAGCCCGTATTGATCTCTAACCTGAAAAGAATGGGTTATCAATCGGGCCAGACCGTAGCCAACAATGGCATGGGTAAAAATCGTCGGCATGTTTAGTCTAAATCCTCATCTAATTCCTCATCCAATTCCATCAGATAGTTTCGAGCGTTCATTTCAACTACCCAGTTGTCAACCTCACCTTCTGTTTCCTGCTCCTCCCAACCTATGGGAACACGAGAAAGAATAAACCTGTTTTCATGGGCAATATCCGCTATTTTCTCTAAAATAGGCTGGATTTCCTCCGGATCGTAATCTTCATTATCCATCAATTCATCCATGATATGCAAAGCATCTTCTGTATACATAATATTTCCGGCTTCTTCTGGATTCTCCACCAGATATTTACATACCGACTCAATCCATTCCCGATAGTCTCGGGTGAGTTCCCCGCGGGGACCTTGATAAGCAATGATTTTTATCATATTCTAACCTCTCTCTAATCCTTCCAAATTTTCCTTTTTAAAAAGAAAGATACATCCACCCAGAGAACTGTCAAGCCATATTCCCCCTTGACGCTTCTTATAAACAGGTTGAATATATAAATATGCAACGTAAACCCAACAAATTTCGCCTGGTCTCCAATTTTAAACCCGCCGGGGATCAAATTTCTGCTATTCGAGAGTTGGTGGAAGGCATAAAAAGGGGAGATCCCCATCAGGTCTTATTGGGAGTGACCGGATCGGGTAAGACTTTCACCATCGCCAATGTTATCGAGCAGGTTCAGAAGCCCACCCTGGTTATTGCCCATAATAAAACTTTAGCCGCCCAGCTTTTCAATGAATTTCGTGAATTTTTTCCTGACAACGCCGTAGAGTACTTTGTCAGTTATTACGATTACTATCAGCCGGAGGCTTATATTCCCAGCACAGATACCTATATAGAGAAGGATGCTTCGATTAACGAGTATATCGATAAAATGCGGCATTCGGCAACCCGATCCCTTTTTGAAAGACGGGATGTCATCATTGTGGCCAGCGTCTCTTGCATTTACGGTTTGGGTTCTCCGGAGGCCTATTATGGCATGCTCCTTTTTTTAGACCAGGGACAACCCATCAGTCGCCAAGAAATTTTGAGGAAACTTGTTTCCATCCATTATGAGCGCAACGATATCGGTTTCTCTCGGGGAACTTTTCGGGCTCGAGGGGATGTCATTGAAATTTATCCTTCTTACCAGGATGAAGGCATTCGGATTGAGTTGTTTGGGGATGAAGTAGATACCCTGGCTGTTTTTGATCCATTAACGGGAAAAACCTTGGGGAAGCTGGACCGGGTGGTCATTTATCCTGCCAGTCATTATGTTACCCCAGCGGCTACTCTCAAGCGGGCCATCGAAAATATTAAAATAGAGCTGGCAGAACGGGAAGCAGAACTTCGGGCACAAGGAAAGTTGCTGGAAATGCAGCGGCTCCATCAACGAACCATGTTCGATCTGGAGATGATTCAGGAGGTGGGTTACTGCCATGGGATTGAAAATTACTCCCGTCATCTCAGTGGGCGACAGCCGGGAGAACCCCCTCCCACTTTGCTGGACTACTTCCCCAGAGATTCGCTGATCGTCATTGATGAAAGCCATGTGACCATCCCCCAACTTAAAGGCATGTATATTGGAGACCGTTCCCGAAAGACCACCCTGGTGGAATACGGATTTCGGCTTCCTTCGGCCCTGGACAACCGTCCATTGAAATTTGAGGAGTTTGAAAAACAGGTCTCCCAGGTCATTTACGTTTCGGCCACACCGGGTCCTTATGAATTGGAAAAAAGCCAGGGAGTCGTTGTAGAGCAGGTTATCCGCCCCACCGGACTTATGGATCCCGAGATTGTAGTTCGACCCGTTGCCGGACAGGTCGATGATCTCATGACAGAAATCAAAGCCCGGGCCAGGCGAAATGAACGGGTACTGGTAACTACACTAACCAAACGAATGGCCGAAGATCTTACCGAATATTACACCGACCTGGGTTTGAAAGTGCGCTACCTCCATTCCGATATCGATACGTTGGAGCGGGTGGAGATTATCCGGGACCTCCGGATGGGAAAATACGATGCGCTCATTGGAGTGAATTTGCTTCGAGAAGGACTCGATATCCCGGAAGTTTCTCTGGTTGCAATTTTAGATGCCGATAAGGAAGGCTACCTGCGGTCTACAACCTCCTTGATTCAAACTGCGGGACGAGCTGCCCGAAATGTCAACGGATTGGTCATTATGTATGCAGATAAGATAACCCAATCTATCCGGGAAGCCATTCAAGAATCCAACCGACGAAGAGAAAAACAGCGAAGATACAATGAAGAACATGGAATTACACCAGAGTCCATTCAGAAGTCTATCACCAACATTCTGGGAAGCATTTATGAAGCGGATTACTATACGGTTCCCCTTTCTCAGGATGGGTCACTGGACCTGGCGCAGGATAAATTGTTAGTGGCCGAGAAGCCGGCGGAGTATCTGACTGAGGAAGATATTTCCAATCTGATAGCCAGGTTAGAGAAAGAGATGAAGGAAGCGGCTAAGAAACTGGAGTTTGAAAGGGCTGCCGTGCTGAGGGATAAGATCAAAGAGTTGAAAAAGCGATCTGGAAGTTAAAAGCATCTGAGGTGAGAGAATAGACCTGCCGACAGGCAGGATAACCTGACCTCGAGTTCCAAGTTTCAAGCCTCAAATATGAAAATTTACGATATTTCCGTTCCCTTATCCAATGAGTTGCCGACCTGGCCGGGAGACCCTCCCCTCAGGATTGAGAAGGCTTTGGATCTGGACCGGGGCGACCCGGCTAACGTTTCCCTCATCACACTGGGTTCCCACACAGGAACCCATCTGGATGCGCCGGGACATTTCATTCGGGATGGTAAAACCATAGACCAGATTCCACTGGATATTTTCATAGGAAGAGTGAGGGTTTATGAACTTAACGTTGAAAAAAGAATCGAAGTGGATGACTTGAAGGGTTTATCCTGGCAGGGGATTGAACGTGTTCTTTTTAAAACTCGAAATTCCCTGGAATGCTGGAAAGATGAAATTTTTCATACCGATTTTGTTCATCTTTCCCAAAAGGCAGCCGAATATCTGGTCGAGAAGGGAATTAAGTTGATAGGGATCGATTATCTTTCGGTTGAAGCCTTTGGAAGCACAGAATTTCCGGTTCACCACACTCTCCTGAGCCATGAAGTCATTCCTTTGGAGGGACTGAATCTCTCGGAGGTGGAACCCGGGGATTACGAGATATGTTGTCTTCCCATCAAGATTAAAAACGGAGATGGAGCTCCGGTTCGAGCCATTTTGAAAAGCTTAAGCTAAAAGGGTCAAAATGAAAGGCCCAAGAAACAGATCTTGAGCTTTTCTCTTTTCATCTTGATTTTTTCCCTTGTTCCGAAGTATTAAAAATAGACTTCTGGCTAAATTCTTTACAAAATTCCCTCAACTCGTAGATCGTTGGGCAGAGAAAACCTCTTTTTGGGAAAGTCGGGACGTTCCCTGGACGCCTTTAAAGAAAAAGCTTAGGGATTGTCGGGTTGCCTTAATTACAACAGGTGGCGTTCATTTAAAAAATCAACTCCCCTTTGACATGAAAAACCCCCACGGAGACCCTACTTACCGGGAGATTCCTCGAGATACTCACCGGGAGGACTTAACGATTACCCATGATTACTACGATCATCGCGATGCCGACAGGGATATCAATATCATCTTCCCTATAGAACGCTTAAAAGAGCTGGCCCAACTCCGGGTCATTGGAGAAGAAGCTCCTTTTCATTACAGTTTTATGGGACATATCGATAAAGATTTGATAGATATCCTGATACGACAAACGGCCCCCGAGGTGGCCGAAAAACTTAGGGCGGCTCAGGTGGATGCAGTCCTTTTAACTCCGGCTTGAGGGCTCTGCAATCAGTCTGTAGGACTGATCCAGCGAGAAGTTGAACGGAAGGGTATTTCTACGATTTCTATCACCCTGGTACGTAAGGTTACAGAAGCCGTTAAACCTCCCAGGGCTTTGTCTCTTCGCTGGCCTTTCGGGCATCCTTTGGGAGAACCCTTTCAGGTAAATCAACAAATGACCATTCTAAAAGAGATGCTGGATGCGCTCCAGACTCTGGATACCCCCGGCACGATCCGGGATCTCCCCCACCGTTGGCGTCGAGAAACCTATCAGAACCCTTTTTCCTCTCCCCTTGTGGATAAAGTTCCATAAAGTTGCGTTCCGCCTGCCCATGGACAGACTACCTTAACCCTCCATCCCCGGCGCCAGGTTAAGCTGAAAAGCCCTGTCAGGAACGAACCATGGGTAGCCCCCGATATAAGTGGGGAGATTCAGAATTCAGAATTTTTTCACATCCTGGTAAACAGGTTGCCCCTGACGGAGCTTAGAGGATCCTGTTATCCTGTTTCCCCTAGTTTATGCCAGGGATTATCAACAGCTTGCCCCGCCGGGGCTAACCTTCCTATCCTGGCGCTTAGGCCCCTGTTCCCCCCTCAAGGGAGCAAGGGAGGATGTTCAGGCCGAAAATAAGGCTTTTCCTCTTCTTAGCTTGATGGGTATGTCCCCCTTTCCTACCCTTCCCCTGAAACTTCAAAAGAGGGGTTGAGGCCGGGGAGGAACTGGATCGTTCAGTGCACAAATTTGAAACCGGTATGACTTCTCAAATAAAAAGGTGTGGCATTCAGGCTCATTTGCTGTATTTTAACTTAGTGAAAAATATCCGATTTTGGGCTAGGTAAAACTTATAAACTTTATCTCCAATTCTAATCTAGAATATGACACCAGTGACCCGAGATCCCGTTTGTAGAACGCGCTTGAATCCGGCACGATTGCGCTGGCGTAGTCGATACCAGAATCATACCTATTATTTCTGTAGTACCAGTTGCAAATCCCGGTTTGATAAATCCCCAGAAACCTACACAGAGAATTACGAAGATGGGATCATTGTTACGCAGATACCGCCTTTGTCTGCTTCCACAAAGGGTTCAAAGGCAAATGGAGAATCCCGAGCTAATACGAATGGAACGTTAGGTGGAAACGGCAGAACCATCGTTGAAGGCGTACCGACCATTGTTCAGTTGCGAAGTTGGGCCCTGGTTATTTTAGGAATAGGGACCATTATCGCTTTTTGTTACTTCGCCCAGCCGGTTATAATTCCTTTTATCCTAGCCCTCTATCTTTCCTATATTTTAAGTCCTTTGGTCAGCTTTACAACCCACTGGCTTAAAATCCCCCATACCGTCGCCAGTATCCTGGCCGTACTCTTAGCCTTAAGTATTATCCTCACAGGTCTCTATTTTTTGATAGGCCAGGTACAAAACTTTATGGAAGATTTTCCAAAATATTCTCATAAACTTCGGACCTTGATTGGAGGAGTCCAGAAGGAAGTAAAGCAGATCCAGGAGAAAACCGAGGATCTAACCAAGGAAGAAAAAAAGGATATTCCAGAGGTCAGAATTGCTAACCAAGCAACCCATTATTTCAAAACCTTAACCACGACCTTTGATGTGGTAAGTACCTTTGTACTCGTCCTGTTTTTTGTTCTCTTCTTGCTTAAAGATCAAATCATCTTTAAAAAGAAACTGATTGCCATCGCCAGTCGAGCAGATCGAAAACTGACCATCAACATTATCGATAATATCAGCCAAAAAATTCAACGCTACCTTATTGTAATGTCCCTGATTAATCTGGGGCTTGCCGTTGTCCATACCCTTTCATTTTTTTTACAGGGTATTCCTTATTTCTATATCTGGGGACCTCTGGTAGGTATCCTCAATTTTATCCCTTATGTAGGCCCTTTTATTGCCATAATTCCTCCTACCCTGATGGCTATTATTCAATATGAAGGCTGGAAACATGCTTTGCTGTTGGTGACCATATATCTTTTCATTCAAAATTTAGAAGGTAATTATATCACCCCCAGCCTGGTCGGTCATCAGATCGACCTAAATCCCATTGCCCAGTTATTATCGGCTATCTTTTGGACCTGGCTTTGGGGTCCAGTGGGACTTTTGCTTTCGACCCCCTTGCTGGTTTCCCTGAAAGTCATTATCGATAGCTTTGAAAACCTGAAACCTATCGGGATTTTCCTGGGTGAAACTGTCGATCAATTCGAAGGGTAGGCTTTAGTCGTACCTCAACTTTTCTGACCCCTGTTAAATTCTAAATTAAAATAGAGACTCCGGTGGTAATGGCCCTATGAAATCGCTTTTTAACCTGTCGTCGTAAAAAAGTGACATGGAGGAAAGCCTGGATCCTACGGATTTTATCCGAAGCCTTGAAGGGACCGAGTCCTAAATGGATGACGATCTGTCATGTTTTTAAAACAAATGAACTCCTGTAAAGACTAAAAAAATCAGTACTTTGTAAAGTTAATTCTGTGTAATGGTCTGCCCTCACCCGGCTCCTCTCCCGAAGCTTCAGGAGAGGGAGGCCTTTGGGAAATTGGAAAGTACCCCTGGCAGACAGAAGCCAATCGGTGGTATGGCCTTTGCTTTAGAAAAGAGGTAAAAGCAAAAAGCTCCGTTCTGTATAATCCGGGGATGAGGCAACCGATCTGAAAATCTGGAAGTAGACCTCTATAGCTACTCTTGGAAGGTAACCGCATAGGACTACCCGACCCCTTACCTCATATTTTCCTGGTAAACCCCATAGCCCCACTCCCAGCCCTCCCCATTTTCCCTCCCCGTCCACGGGGAGGGTCAGGGTGGGGGCATCGGGGAGGGAGCCTATCGAGGGGAAATTGAATCTCCAAGAAAACCGATGGGGTATTCTCCAGAAGGATCTGATGAATCCTCCATCCAAGAACCTCCATTCAGGAAGGAGAAAGAATTATGGTAGTTATTTTCAAGAGAAGGATCTTTATAGGAGCCCTCTTAGGATTTTGTTTTATATGTATGCAAAATCTTATCCGACCGATTTCTAGGATAATAATTCCCACCGAGCATCAACCGAGACGGTTAACCTACCTGTCGGCCTATTTAGCCTACAAAGGAGGTGCAGAGACAAACTCACAAAATGTCTGGCCCGGTGCTTTCCAGGGATTAAATATCAAAACTACCTTAATCGAATTAAAACCATCCTGGAAAGAACAGAAAATCTCCCTATGCTCCCATGAAAATGATGATGATGACAACGGAAATAACAACGACGAAGGAGATAACGGTGGAAATGAAGGAGATGAGGGAGGAGAAGATACAGAATTGATAGAAACGTGATGGTGTAAGGAAGAGCCAGGCAGGAATTTTGGACAAAGCCATCTAACTAGGATTCTCTTAAGGTGGGTTTCAAACCCACCCCTACCAGACCGTTCGAAAATTCGTTCTAACTGTTTAGGATTGGTTACTCAGGATTTATGGCTCTAGAGATAACCCCTCATTTTGTTAACTAAAGGTAGTTCAACCAAGAAGAAATATCCAGGGTTGTTTTACTTCCAAACATCTATGGGTTGAGCCCGACTATCCCCCTCTGCAAGGGTACCCAAACAGAAATTGTCTTCAATGGTTCGTAACACGTTAAAATGATTATAGTTCTCATGGTAGTCACCGGGTTTTACCATTCCCCCTAGGAATACTGTATAGATGTGATTATCCTTTCTTTTATTCTCCTTACCGGATTCATCAAAGGTGATCACAAGGAGTGTCCTGGCCATAAAATCTGGATCTTGAAGGAGAGGCTCCAGAAAACCCTGGAGCCAGCGGGAAGCATGGGCTAAATCGGTATCATGGCCGTTATGATCCATATCCGGCGTGTAAAATGCATATTCGGGAAGTTCCTTATTCCTTAAATCTTCGGCAAATTGGCTTGCCGGAACAATGTTGGCACAATACTTTTCCCGCTGATGACTGGGTATGAAGCTTACAAAGGGTACATGCTTTCTGGCATAACGGCCATAACGAGATTCTGTGAAACAAAAATCCGGATGCTTCTTCGGATCCATACTCCGCCTATCCGGGTACCCTTCGGCATAGTTCTTCCATCTAAGTCCATGGGATTGGAGCAGATCGGCAATTGTTTTATGATCTGTTAAATCAACCTGCCAGTCGAAGTGAGTTCGGATCTCCTTTCCGGATACCATGGCTAAATAGTTCGAGTAAGAAGGATGAAACAACCCATGAAAATTGGTGAAGTTCGCACCACGCTGGGCCAGGGAGCGGAAGTAAGAATCTTTCATTACATCCTCATAATTCTGATTCTCAA containing:
- a CDS encoding EAL domain-containing protein, producing RLIIDMAHALELKVLAEGVETEEQLFFLCAQQCDEAQGYLFGKPVPVEEFEKLLKEDRCFKKCTTENSNYKTSYIKP
- a CDS encoding metal-dependent hydrolase, whose amino-acid sequence is MPTIFTHAIVGYGLARLITHSFQVRDQYGLLSAVLPVIPDLDALLMPWIPYSHPLGHRGFSHSLFFAGVLALGASHFPSKITPVFSSGWLGLILFYWGITVSHGVLDAMTDGGLGIAFFAPFDNTRYFLPFRPIPVAPLGISSFFSSRGLQVFWVEFTLFWFFALAMIIWSWESVPLRKVLGSLLILAGIIAWGWRIRQLPRSFQ
- the uvrB gene encoding excinuclease ABC subunit UvrB, coding for MQRKPNKFRLVSNFKPAGDQISAIRELVEGIKRGDPHQVLLGVTGSGKTFTIANVIEQVQKPTLVIAHNKTLAAQLFNEFREFFPDNAVEYFVSYYDYYQPEAYIPSTDTYIEKDASINEYIDKMRHSATRSLFERRDVIIVASVSCIYGLGSPEAYYGMLLFLDQGQPISRQEILRKLVSIHYERNDIGFSRGTFRARGDVIEIYPSYQDEGIRIELFGDEVDTLAVFDPLTGKTLGKLDRVVIYPASHYVTPAATLKRAIENIKIELAEREAELRAQGKLLEMQRLHQRTMFDLEMIQEVGYCHGIENYSRHLSGRQPGEPPPTLLDYFPRDSLIVIDESHVTIPQLKGMYIGDRSRKTTLVEYGFRLPSALDNRPLKFEEFEKQVSQVIYVSATPGPYELEKSQGVVVEQVIRPTGLMDPEIVVRPVAGQVDDLMTEIKARARRNERVLVTTLTKRMAEDLTEYYTDLGLKVRYLHSDIDTLERVEIIRDLRMGKYDALIGVNLLREGLDIPEVSLVAILDADKEGYLRSTTSLIQTAGRAARNVNGLVIMYADKITQSIREAIQESNRRREKQRRYNEEHGITPESIQKSITNILGSIYEADYYTVPLSQDGSLDLAQDKLLVAEKPAEYLTEEDISNLIARLEKEMKEAAKKLEFERAAVLRDKIKELKKRSGS
- a CDS encoding cyclase family protein — translated: MKIYDISVPLSNELPTWPGDPPLRIEKALDLDRGDPANVSLITLGSHTGTHLDAPGHFIRDGKTIDQIPLDIFIGRVRVYELNVEKRIEVDDLKGLSWQGIERVLFKTRNSLECWKDEIFHTDFVHLSQKAAEYLVEKGIKLIGIDYLSVEAFGSTEFPVHHTLLSHEVIPLEGLNLSEVEPGDYEICCLPIKIKNGDGAPVRAILKSLS
- a CDS encoding glycine/sarcosine/betaine reductase selenoprotein B family protein codes for the protein MFRSIKNRLLAKFFTKFPQLVDRWAEKTSFWESRDVPWTPLKKKLRDCRVALITTGGVHLKNQLPFDMKNPHGDPTYREIPRDTHREDLTITHDYYDHRDADRDINIIFPIERLKELAQLRVIGEEAPFHYSFMGHIDKDLIDILIRQTAPEVAEKLRAAQVDAVLLTPA
- a CDS encoding AI-2E family transporter, which gives rise to MTPVTRDPVCRTRLNPARLRWRSRYQNHTYYFCSTSCKSRFDKSPETYTENYEDGIIVTQIPPLSASTKGSKANGESRANTNGTLGGNGRTIVEGVPTIVQLRSWALVILGIGTIIAFCYFAQPVIIPFILALYLSYILSPLVSFTTHWLKIPHTVASILAVLLALSIILTGLYFLIGQVQNFMEDFPKYSHKLRTLIGGVQKEVKQIQEKTEDLTKEEKKDIPEVRIANQATHYFKTLTTTFDVVSTFVLVLFFVLFLLKDQIIFKKKLIAIASRADRKLTINIIDNISQKIQRYLIVMSLINLGLAVVHTLSFFLQGIPYFYIWGPLVGILNFIPYVGPFIAIIPPTLMAIIQYEGWKHALLLVTIYLFIQNLEGNYITPSLVGHQIDLNPIAQLLSAIFWTWLWGPVGLLLSTPLLVSLKVIIDSFENLKPIGIFLGETVDQFEG
- a CDS encoding alkaline phosphatase family protein, whose product is MGKAGVKKNVTFFHTLIHALLLTMMGIIRFYIYPTASFAQTPCTPGTPKHFQRVLIIVLENQNYEDVMKDSYFRSLAQRGANFTNFHGLFHPSYSNYLAMVSGKEIRTHFDWQVDLTDHKTIADLLQSHGLRWKNYAEGYPDRRSMDPKKHPDFCFTESRYGRYARKHVPFVSFIPSHQREKYCANIVPASQFAEDLRNKELPEYAFYTPDMDHNGHDTDLAHASRWLQGFLEPLLQDPDFMARTLLVITFDESGKENKRKDNHIYTVFLGGMVKPGDYHENYNHFNVLRTIEDNFCLGTLAEGDSRAQPIDVWK